One segment of Prionailurus bengalensis isolate Pbe53 chromosome D4, Fcat_Pben_1.1_paternal_pri, whole genome shotgun sequence DNA contains the following:
- the FUT7 gene encoding alpha-(1,3)-fucosyltransferase 7, translated as MLDAAPLRGVGHLGMLAGAALLSTLWLLWQLGWAPARVPAAPPTLTVLVWHWPFADQPPELSSDTCVRYGVARCRLSTNRSLLASADVVVFHHRELQSRRARLPLAERPRGQPWVWASMESPSHTRGLGRLGGIFNWVLSYRRDSDIFVPYGRLEPHAGPAPPLPAKSGTAAWVVSNLQERQRRVQLYRQLAPHLRVDVFGRASGRPLCASCLLPTVAPYLFYLAFENSQHRDYITEKFWRNALAAGTVPVVLGPPRATYEAFAPADAFVHVDDFGTARELASFLVGMNESRYRRYFAWRDRLRVRLFGDWRERFCAVCTHYPRLPRDRVYRDLKGWFQA; from the exons ATGCTG GATGCGGCCCCGCTCAGAGGCGTCGGGCATCTGGGGATGCTGGCCGGAGCCGCCCTGCTCTCCACCCTGTGGCTCCTGTGGCAGCTCGGGTGGGCCCCCGCCAGGGTCCCCGCGGCGCCGCCCACGCTCACCGTCCTCGTCTGGCACTGGCCCTTCGCCGACCAGCCCCCGGAGCTGTCCAGCGACACCTGCGTCCGTTACGGGGTGGCCCGCTGCCGCCTGAGCACCAACCGCAGCCTGCTGGCCAGCGCGGACGTCGTGGTGTTTCACCACCGCGAGCTGCAGAGCCGGCGGGCCCGCCTGCCCCTGGCCGAGCGGCCGCGGGGGCAGCCCTGGGTGTGGGCCTCCATGGAGTCGCCCAGCCACACCCGCGGCCTCGGGCGCCTGGGCGGCATCTTCAATTGGGTGCTTAGCTACCGGCGGGACTCGGACATCTTCGTGCCCTACGGCCGGCTGGAGCCTCACGCGGGGCCCGCCCCGCCGCTGCCGGCCAAGAGCGGGACGGCAGCCTGGGTGGTCAGCAACCTCCAGGAGCGGCAGCGGCGCGTGCAGCTGTACCGGCAGCTGGCGCCCCATCTGCGGGTGGACGTGTTCGGCCGCGCCAGCGGGCGGCCGCTCTGTGCCAGCTGCCTGCTGCCCACCGTGGCCCCGTACCTCTTCTACCTGGCTTTCGAGAACTCGCAGCACCGAGACTACATCACCGAGAAGTTCTGGCGCAACGCTCTGGCCGCCGGCACCGTCCCCGTGGTGCTGGGGCCCCCGAGGGCCACCTACGAGGCCTTCGCGCCCGCCGACGCCTTCGTGCACGTGGACGACTTCGGCACGGCCCGAGAGCTGGCCTCGTTCCTGGTGGGCATGAACGAGAGCCGCTATCGGCGCTACTTTGCCTGGCGGGACCGGCTCCGCGTGCGGCTGTTTGGGGACTGGCGAGAGCGCTTCTGTGCCGTCTGCACCCACTACCCCCGCCTGCCGCGAGACCGGGTCTACCGGGACCTCAAGGGCTGGTTCCAGGCCTGA